A single genomic interval of Alteromonas sp. CI.11.F.A3 harbors:
- a CDS encoding SDR family oxidoreductase, whose product MNVVITGGNRGIGLALVKQYKAQGATVYATCRNSCDELNSSGVKVITGVDVSQPDTLADSLAELTDVKIDLLINNAGVLGRETLDDWEPHTIDYQFRVNAMGPLLVTQTLLSSMADNSKIAMITSRMGSMTDNTSGGYYGYRMSKAALNAAGVSLANDLKPQGIAVGLFHPGFVQTEMVNGSGDIDADTSAERLVARIEEMTLDNAGRFIHSNGDELPW is encoded by the coding sequence ATGAACGTAGTCATTACAGGGGGCAACCGTGGTATTGGTTTAGCCCTCGTTAAACAATACAAAGCGCAAGGTGCAACAGTGTACGCCACCTGTCGTAATAGCTGTGATGAGCTCAATTCTTCTGGCGTTAAAGTCATTACGGGTGTTGACGTGTCGCAGCCAGATACACTGGCAGATAGTTTAGCGGAATTAACAGACGTTAAGATTGACCTGCTTATTAATAACGCTGGTGTGTTAGGCAGAGAAACCTTAGATGACTGGGAACCTCACACCATAGATTATCAGTTTAGAGTAAACGCGATGGGGCCACTGCTCGTCACGCAAACGCTGCTTTCATCAATGGCTGACAACAGTAAGATAGCCATGATCACCAGCAGAATGGGCTCTATGACCGATAACACCTCTGGCGGATATTATGGCTATAGAATGTCGAAAGCCGCGCTAAATGCTGCTGGTGTTTCATTAGCAAACGATCTCAAGCCACAAGGAATCGCGGTAGGTTTGTTTCACCCAGGGTTTGTGCAAACTGAAATGGTGAACGGCAGCGGTGATATTGACGCCGATACTTCAGCTGAAAGGTTAGTGGCTCGAATAGAAGAGATGACCCTTGATAATGCAGGGCGTTTCATTCATTCCAATGGCGATGAGTTGCCTTGGTAA
- a CDS encoding Trm112 family protein produces MAFDNKLLEVLACPVCKGKLVLNDEKDKLICRFDRLAYDIKDGIPVLIESKATVMTLDEVDATR; encoded by the coding sequence ATGGCATTTGATAATAAATTATTAGAAGTACTGGCATGCCCAGTGTGCAAAGGTAAATTGGTGCTTAATGATGAAAAAGATAAGCTAATTTGCCGCTTTGACCGTTTAGCTTACGATATTAAAGACGGTATTCCGGTGCTTATCGAAAGCAAAGCAACGGTAATGACACTTGATGAAGTAGACGCAACGCGATAG
- the kdsB gene encoding 3-deoxy-manno-octulosonate cytidylyltransferase, producing MAFTVVIPARYGSSRFPGKPLADINGKPMIQHVVERAIEAGAERIIVATDDMRIADVANEFSHVCMTADTHQSGTERIAEVIEKENIAADSIVVNVQGDEPFIPAANIKQVASNLSNAPQCVMATLSTPILESDDVFNPNMVKVLVNAHQEAMYFSRSAIPFERDRMMENRQSADPKLYFRHIGIYAYRAQYVQQYVSYQPSALEQIESLEQLRALWYGDKIHCAVANAKPPVGIDTPEDLARLLASLG from the coding sequence ATGGCATTTACAGTAGTTATTCCCGCACGATATGGCTCTAGTCGTTTTCCAGGCAAACCCTTAGCGGATATTAACGGCAAACCCATGATTCAGCATGTGGTGGAGCGAGCCATTGAGGCGGGGGCGGAGCGGATAATTGTCGCCACTGACGATATGCGCATTGCCGACGTTGCAAACGAATTCTCTCATGTATGTATGACCGCCGATACACATCAATCAGGCACCGAACGTATTGCCGAGGTCATTGAGAAAGAAAACATTGCTGCTGATAGCATAGTGGTTAATGTGCAAGGCGACGAACCTTTTATTCCAGCGGCGAACATTAAGCAAGTGGCAAGTAATTTGTCGAATGCACCTCAATGTGTGATGGCTACCTTGTCTACGCCCATTTTAGAAAGCGACGATGTATTCAATCCTAATATGGTTAAAGTACTCGTTAACGCACATCAAGAAGCGATGTACTTTTCTCGTTCGGCTATTCCATTTGAGCGTGATCGTATGATGGAAAACCGTCAAAGTGCTGATCCTAAATTGTATTTTCGACATATAGGCATTTATGCGTACCGTGCACAATACGTGCAGCAGTACGTAAGTTATCAGCCTAGTGCTCTTGAGCAAATTGAATCTCTCGAGCAGCTTCGGGCCTTGTGGTATGGCGACAAAATCCATTGTGCTGTGGCAAATGCCAAACCACCAGTAGGTATTGATACACCTGAAGATCTTGCGCGTTTGCTAGCGTCGCTAGGGTAG